Below is a window of Pseudomonas eucalypticola DNA.
CATTGCGCATGCGCGCCATGGCTTCGTCGCGGTCCTTGCCGTAGGTGATCAGCTTGCCGATCAGCGAATCGTAGTTCGGCGGAACGGCATAGCCACTGTACAGGTGCGAATCGACGCGAACGCCGTTGCCGCCCGGTGCGTGGAAGTGCTTGACCGTGCCTGGGCTCGGGATGAAGCTCTTCGGGTCTTCGGCGTTGATGCGGCATTCCAGCGAGTGGCCGCGGATGACCACGTCGTCCTGGGTGTACGACAACGGGTTGCCCGCAGCAATGCTCAACATCTCCTTGAGGATGTCGATGCCGGTGACCATTTCCGATACCGGGTGCTCTACCTGTACGCGGGTGTTCATTTCGATGAAATAGAACGCGCCGTTTTCATACAGGAACTCGAAGGTGCCAGCACCGCGGTAGCCGATGTCGATGCACGCCTTGACGCAGCGGGCGAAGACCATCTGCCGGGCTTCTTCGTCGATACCCGGTGCCGGGGCTTCTTCCAGTACCTTCTGGTGACGGCGCTGCAGGGAGCAGTCACGGTCGCCCAGGTGGATGGCGTGGCCCTGGCCGTCGGACAGTACCTGCACTTCCACGTGGCGTGGGTTGGTCAGGAACTTCTCCAGGTAGACCATCGGGTTGCCGAACGCAGCACCGGCTTCGGTACGGGTCAGCTTGGCCGAAGCGATCAGGTCTTCTTCCTTGTGCACCACGCGCATGCCGCGACCACCACCGCCACCGGCGGCCTTGATGATCACCGGGTAGCCGACTTCACGGCCGATGCGCAGGGCTTCTTCCTCGTCTTCGGGCAGCGGGCCGTCGGACCCGGGAACGGTCGGCACGCCGGCTTCGATCATGGCGTGCTTGGCCGATACCTTGTCGCCCATCAGGCGAATGGTGTCGGCTTTCGGGCCGATGAAGGCGAAGCCGGATTTCTCGACCTGTTCGGCGAAGTCGGCGTTTTCAGCCAGGAAGCCGTAGCCAGGGTGAATGGCGGTAGCGCCAGTCACTTCGGCAGCTGCGATGATCGCCGGAATGTGCAGGTAGGATTGCGCAGCCGGTGCCGGACCGATGCAAACGGATTCGTCTGCCAGGCCCAGGTGCATCAGCTCCTTGTCGGCCTTGGAGTAGACGGCGACAGTCTTGATGCCCAGTTCCTTGCAGGCACGCAGGATCCGCAGGGCGATTTCGCCGCGGTTGGCAATCAGGACTTTTTCCAATTTCGCAGGTTGGGACATCGTTGGCTCTCCGCGATTCAAACGATGGTGAACAGCGGCTGGTCGAATTCAACCGGCTGGCCGTCTTCCACGAGGATCGATTCGATCACACCGCTGGTTTCAGCTTCGATGTGGTTCATCATCTTCATCGCTTCGACGATGCACAGGGTGTCGCCTTTCTTCACGGTCTGGCCGACTTCAACGAAGGCTGGCGAGGCAGGCGAAGCCTTGCGGTAGAAGGTCCCGACCATTGGCGAGCGCGCCACGGTGCCGTTCAGTTTCGGTGCGGCGGCCGGGGCGTCCGCAGCGGCGGCGGCTGGTGCTGCAGCCGGGGCGGCGGCAGGGGCGGCAACCGGGGCTGGAGCGTAGTACTGCTGGGCCGGGGTCTTGCTGTGGCGGCTGATCCGTACGGACTCTTCGCCTTCACGAATTTCCAGCTCGTCGATACCGGACTCTTCCAGCAGCTCGATCAGTTTCTTTACTTTGCGAATATCCATTAATCATCAACTCCCAAGGGTCGGTCAGGGGCGTTCAGGTAGTGTGTACAAATCGTTCCAGGGCGACCTCCCAAGCCAGTCGACAAGCGCTGGCGCCAAGGCCGCGGATCACCGTGGCGGCCGGTAGGGCCTGCCATGGCGATGGCGGAAATTGCTGCGGCGGCCCCGTGGGACACCCGCTGTTCGAGAAGTGGGATGCTCACTCTTGGCGGCGCGTCACGTTTTGCGTTGATACCAGGGGCAACTTGGGCGAAAACCTGAGGAT
It encodes the following:
- the accC gene encoding acetyl-CoA carboxylase biotin carboxylase subunit, yielding MSQPAKLEKVLIANRGEIALRILRACKELGIKTVAVYSKADKELMHLGLADESVCIGPAPAAQSYLHIPAIIAAAEVTGATAIHPGYGFLAENADFAEQVEKSGFAFIGPKADTIRLMGDKVSAKHAMIEAGVPTVPGSDGPLPEDEEEALRIGREVGYPVIIKAAGGGGGRGMRVVHKEEDLIASAKLTRTEAGAAFGNPMVYLEKFLTNPRHVEVQVLSDGQGHAIHLGDRDCSLQRRHQKVLEEAPAPGIDEEARQMVFARCVKACIDIGYRGAGTFEFLYENGAFYFIEMNTRVQVEHPVSEMVTGIDILKEMLSIAAGNPLSYTQDDVVIRGHSLECRINAEDPKSFIPSPGTVKHFHAPGGNGVRVDSHLYSGYAVPPNYDSLIGKLITYGKDRDEAMARMRNALDEIVVDGIKTNIPLHRDLTRDEGFCKGGVNIHYLEHKLAAQK
- the accB gene encoding acetyl-CoA carboxylase biotin carboxyl carrier protein codes for the protein MDIRKVKKLIELLEESGIDELEIREGEESVRISRHSKTPAQQYYAPAPVAAPAAAPAAAPAAAAADAPAAAPKLNGTVARSPMVGTFYRKASPASPAFVEVGQTVKKGDTLCIVEAMKMMNHIEAETSGVIESILVEDGQPVEFDQPLFTIV